The sequence ACTTATtaaacactttatatatatatatatatatatatatatatatatatatatatatatatatatatatatatatatatattacaatttatGTGTGTGAGATCTATTGGTGGTTGTTCATgtttagagtaaaaagggacctgggttcaaatcccaacCACACAGATCAGCCAAAAAATTAAAagcactgacaggtgaagtgaataacatctgTTATCTTGTTActgtggcacctgtcaaggggtgggatatattaggcagcaagtggacagtcagttcttgaattgaatgtgttgaaagcaggaaaaatgggcatgggtaaggatctgagcgaatttgacaagggccaaattgtgatggctagtcgactgggtcagaacatctccaaaacggcaagacttgtggggtgttcccggtatgcaagTGGTTAGTATCTACCAAAAGtgttccaaggaaggacaaccagtgaaccagcgacagggtcatgggcgcccaaaaCGTATTGATGCAGGTGGAGATTGAAGGCTACACTTCTTGTCCGATCCAACAGAAAAGCTATTGTAACACAAATTGCTGAAAgccttaatgctggccatgatagaaaggtgtaagaacacacagtgcattgcgtTTCGGGGCTGCATAGCCACAGCCCAGGTCATTTTAGACCATTCTGGCATCCTAGGCAAGATCCCTATTGGTGCCCCTGTTCTGGGGTCGCCCCTGTTCTTGTTTGGGGAGCATGGCAGCGGCCTCCTCTTTGGCGCCCCCACCAGCAGGTGCGGCCCTAGGTGACTGCCTAGAAACGGCCTTGCGAGTGCCCATGCTGACACCTGTCCTccgccgaaagcacctacaatgggcacgtgagtgtcagaactggaccatggagcaaattagatcttgttttagaaacaacaaaaatgacattttacagcatgtattctgtaatctgtagcagaatacatttcaaaagtaagcctcccaaccctgtatatatatgattatataaCAGCTTTAAAAAACAGTGCCATGGCAAAAGTCACAGGTTACAATGTAGGCCTAGTAGCCAATACACGTACGTTCAACAAAGGTCAAATTTTCTTAATGCAAATGCCTTAATGAAATATAAAGAATAATTATGGTAAATTAAATATaactaataatacaaatacaaacaaacccTTTGTATAAGCTGGGTGATCATCATCTGTCTGGAAGTTAGACATCAGAGTTGCCAGTGAAAGTTTCACTTGAGCAGCCTTTGAGTTATCAATTTGCAAAGACTTCACAATATGAGCAACATTTGCTCTTGCCTttacttcttttcttttttgaatgttaGAATTCACTGTGTAAATGTTTTCAGCCCTGACTTTCATTAAAATGGACTCTTCTGTACTTGGCTGAGCTTGGTTTCTTTGTTTGCAATGTCCTAGGAGCAAATCTAAAGATGATATTCATAAAAAGCAACAAATATTTACACTTTTGTTCTGTGAAAAACAGAGCAATATGCCTTTGCTTATATTcttttgtttgtgctctgcacATCACACATCTACACTTGACTGAACTACAGCTAATTGCCtccaattatgtttttttttttttttttcaacaaagtaTTTGGTGacattttacaataagattgTGTTGTAAATACCCAGAGCCTTGTTATGGGCTCAATAACATTGAGTGAGTtacttacaatggacgtgaatggagCCTATTTATAAAcgctaaaatacacattgttttaaaagtacagACACAATATGTAAAcgttatacatgttaacattattttagtataataatatAGTTATAACCTAATCAGTCTAAAGTTATATCTAATCTTACAGCTTCAATGCCAGGGTGACGTAATGCTACTAAATTCACattaaaatggtctaaaacagAGATTTTACatactaaaatcaagttaacgcttgtaatttctgcaccaacaaacggaattgcaaaaataaactttgtttttaaaacagctttctgaatatgcaccCCAAACAAAGAGATGGAAACACAGTGGCACTGGTCATTCATGGTCACAGTTATTAATGATTATGGAAACCACTAGTTCACTGACAATCACTGGCAGGGTAAATTAAAACATGACCATATTTAAACCAAAATTGAACCAAACCACAAATATGAATCTTTTAACAGCctcaaagctgaagtatgtcattctcaaaaatgttctaaaaacAGCTTTTGAAAACGGCTCTGGTTTGCAATTgttcttaatttgagttctgcagaagaaaatcacacacatccgggatggcatgatggaaagtaaatgatgagataattttgggtgaactacccctttaagtgcCCTGTGCTCAAGGGCATAAATGGTGACAACTCATGGACCACACTGTGTTAAGTTTGAACAAACAATCTTGTGAATACTAGCTTAGATCGTTACTAAATTGTATATGTAATCACAATGGTTTAAAACAGGGATATTTAAAGGAGCACTAAGTAATTTTTTGAAGTATGTTGAAGCAACTTAAATGGGCTTACAGTGAAACCTAATGGCCTGGAGAATCCGTGTAAGTCCGTGTATCATTCgttcatttcattttcaattaGGAATGCAAAatcggaaaaacaaaaacaacttatttcattgttcatttacaaaaccaatattaaaatCAAACAAACTTGTTTGTGACTTGTTTTTCGTAATTTCGATTTAATGCTCAAATTGGAAAACTAGCCACAGGACAGAATTTGAgcattttgattatttgatttcactAATATATGGCTTGAATATGTGATTGGCACATACGAGCGGACCTGAAACGCCCCTTTCTTCTGATTGATCAACCTGCACCGTCGTCTTCCTTAATGCTGTGAGACAGAATACAAATTCTCTGCTGTTTCATTCTTTAGATGAATTCATCTCAGTTAATATTCAATTCTTATCATTTATTCTCCAAATCTCGCCACTTTTATCGCAGCTGAGCTAGCTCTCTCATCAAGTAGTCATAGGTGGTTTTcgcggtccttttctgcatatcgcggcgccgttttgtggccgTTCTGCATAAATAACGCAGCAACACATTGCTGCTAATCGCGGGTCTTCCGGCACATTTCGCGGTCGAAACACCGGCCCGCTCTCTGGCCGTCTGAAATTTCCACTCACTTTAACAcagactgaatgaatgaatgatacaTTTATAAAGAGCTTTACACAGGGGACTTTCCTCAGCCAGGATCAGTGTGAAGCATCCACCTTGATGATTGCCAgtacatatatagtatatatattatatactatatattacattattaaagctccaactaaatcacacaaattagctgggaataaaatactaTTATTGATTGTTAAGTTCATATTGATTTTGAACGCTAGTGTTGCTAGAGACAagtttgtttttataatatacagttttacagaaTACCGGATATTTATGGCAAGCGATCAGTGATGATCTACTGTTGATTAAATACGGTTCATATTTGTGATAGGATGATGTGAACTACACAGTGTTTAGACACTAAACAAAGacgtttcaaaataagagtccctgagTATTTTGGACTTCGGAAAATGGTTAAAAGTCCCCCGTTATGCACCAAATGTTTTTCTAGTTTATATTGGGATtgtggttgcacaataaactgaatCGTGTTATCATGTGTCTGTGCCCATCACATAAAGactaggaattttttttttttagaaaaacacattcaataaatgcGGCCGATTAATTGGTTTTCTGCTTTTTCCAcaaccttagttatcagtattggcTAAATTTGTCATTAGTCGACTGCTAAACTTTTTATTGCATTGTTGTTtaatgtatatagtgtgtgtttatttaattacCTTGACCTTAAACAATATTTGCTGGACCCCCTGCTGTACTACTGGtaagtggacacacacacacacacacacacacacacacacacacacacacacacacacacacttataaaaacaaaaaagtgacaAAACCACAATGATTTACAGTCATTGAATTATTTGTAGATTtacttattattaaaatatattcagTAAGAGACAGATGTTCTTAGTTTgaccatgataaaaaaaaaagcagttttaaGAAGAtttgaaatacataaaataaaaatataatacaaactTTACAGGGCAAGTGAGGCTACAATTTCTGCACTGTATTACGTCAGAGAACTTACTGTATACTCATTGACAATTCTCCTTTACATGCACTTTTACATAAAAGTCTGACTTAGGTCAGTCTAAAGCAATCATTTGTGCTAGTCAGACTTAAATACACAAGCTTTCGGTCTCTAGTAACAACAGCACaatgattaatatatttttaaaaacgtGTACAGACACAGTTTGGACAAAATACGACTTATGTTAATGCAACAAAAGtatgaaaaaaacaaattatgaaatgCAAACGTGTTTTAAAAACTTGAATACTTCAGGTGCTGAATAAGTGATACATGTGAAAACTGTCAGGATGTAATCATCTCCATTTGACTGAAATGCATATTACACAGGTTACTGTTAATGACTTGACCCATCTATTCAAGACGAAAGTAAACAAAAacccagataaaaaaaaaactcagaacaCAGTATGCAACTCTATATATAACAGATTCAGTCCTGGACACTGATTGGTTAGTACAGTGTTCCAGATGTGCTAAATGCACAATACAGTGACAGATGTGAAACACCAGTTTATCTAGCGATGTACAGTGagagaaaaaaagtatttgatccactgctgatattgtatgtttgcccactgacaaagaaatgatcagtctataattttaatggtaggttaatttgaacagtgagagacagaataacaaaaaaaaaaaatctagaaaaacgcatgtcaaaaatgttataaattgaattgcattttaatgagggaaataagtattcgacccctctgcaaaacattacttagtacttggtggcaaaacccttgttggcaatcacagaggtcagatgtttcttgtagttggccaccaggtttgcacacatctcatgagggattttgtcccactcctctttgcagatcttctccaagtcattaaggtttcgaggctgatgtttggcaactcgaaccttcagctccctccacagattttctatgggattaaggtctggagactggctaggccactccaggaccttaatgtgcttcttgagccactcctttgttgccttggccgtgtgttttgggtcattgtcatgctggaatacccatccacaacacattttcaatgccctggctgagggaaggaggttctcacccaagatttgacggtacatgtCCCCGTTCATCATCCCTTCGATGTGGtaaagttgtcctgtccccttagcagaaaaacacccccaaagcataatgttttccaccttcatgtttgacggtggggatggtgttcttgggcagcattcctcctcctcctcctcctcctccaaacacggcgagttgagttgatgcaaaagagctcgattttggtctcatctgaccacaacactttcacccagttctcctctgaatcattcagatgttcattggcaaacttcagatgggcctgtacatgtgctttcttgagcagggggaccttgcgggcactgcaggatttcagtccttcacggcgtagtgtgttaccaattgttttcttggtgactatggtcccagctgccttgagatcattgacaagatcctcccatgtagttctgggcAGATTCCTCaacgttctcatgatcattgcaactccacgtggtgagatcttgcatggagccccagaccgagggagattgacagttcttttgtgtttcttccatttgcgaataatcgcaccaactccctttaagagtgtgctcctaatctcagctcattACCtctataaaagacacctgggagccagaaatttctgattgagagggggtcgaatacttatttccctcataaaaatgcaattcaatttataacatttttgacatgcgtttttctggatttttttgttgttattctgtctctcactgttcaaattaacctaccattaaaattacagactgatcatttctttgtcagtgagcaaacatacaatatcagcagtggatcaaatactttttccctcactgtatagaGACCAACTATTAATCTTATTATCCAATTTACATGTCAGggactactatatatatatatacagtagtattatatatatataatactggaCAGATTCcactaaaaggaatattccgggttcaatccaAGTTCACAAGCAAAAtcaacataatttgtggcataatgttaattaccactaCAAATAATTTTTACTCGTCCCGCttttacaaaaaatttaatttacagtgagacacaatggatgtaaatggggccaatttgtggtaggtttaaatacagaaatgtaaatcttataatttaataaaagcacatacatttatTTCTCTGAAGAAATTAGTGTATTacttcagctgtaaagttgtttaaatgacttttatggtcattttaaggTTTATGGCATTAGTCATCATGGAAACTTAGTGGAAAAatttgattttatcacactaaaatcatgtttatatgcacattatttacatcttgtggctataaacTTGAGAGTATTTtaactagtgctgtcagttgattcaaatatttaatagCTAATATTCGCATGATATTTCATAGTTCATCTCGATTATTCGcaaattttgaaagtgctgaaatttgactatatAAACTACTTTTCAtgtcaaaatacatatttttctctttcttcgaaaaaaatacatacatatatatatatatatatatataggtgaagtcagaaatttacatacaccttagctaaatacatttaaactcagtttttcacaagtcctggcatttaatcgtagaaaacattccctgtcttaagtcagttaggatcactattttattttcagaatatgaaatgtccgaataatagtagagaattatttatttcagcttttatttctttcatcacattcccagtgggtacgtttacatacactttgttaatatttggtagcattgcctttaaattgcttAACTTGAGTCGAACATTTTGGATAAgagaatgtaaacttctgacttcaactatataacataacataattttccaaacaaagtattccacaatataaagacagaaatgcactataatagcaccaattcaagtaacattaaatgttttacaaagtgtaagtgggaggttgactaatcaAAGTCCTCATAGGTTgtgtattcattgcaatgcacattaaatctctttgacatcctccacaatattaattgaGGCTATACACTTTGCTTCAGCAATCATGAAGCCACATTTACATGATTCGTGCCGCTTTGGACTCCACACGAAAAGCGCTTGCAAAGAACATCAGTgctggcaatgtaaataatatttttatacgaATTGTCTGGAAAGTGATGCCAGGGTAATGCTGGTGAATCACTCCAGTGAGTCATGTGAATGCCCAACTCCAACCAGTGTACAGAACTCATGCAGAgctaaataaaatgtcagaatctaatgtcaaatcgctaaatgcattaatcgcaatttagaatttttttaatagCATACATTAACACgttcattttgacagctctatttttaatgtttaaggatTGCCCCATACACTTcctttttaagtgcctcactgtaacccatatttttattttttttttaaaggacaaTTGTGCAAAATTAtgcacaaatactgttgattaagcttagcttgtattgagcccggaatattccttaaattaaTTTGCTGAACGTGTCCTAAATATCTTTGTTCTGTAgtaactgttttataaaagcaataaggcactcaaAGCTGTGCTACACTGTAAGTATAGTCATGACTGCAATAACGGCCTTTaaccatggtaaatggtctgcacttttatagcacctttttaaccttagcggtattcaaagggctttacactgtctcattcacccattcacacacacattcacacaccaatgacggcagagcagccatgcaaggcactaccctgccattggaagcaacttgaggttcagtgtcttgccaaaggacacttcAGTGGTGTGgtctgggaatcgaaccgccaaccctgcgattagtggacaaccaaCTCTTCCACCTGAGCCACGGTCACCCCATGACTTTATTCACACTATAGAGTGCAAAAGTGGTTCCAGAAGTAGAAATACCATTTTATTTTCCCCATAGACGAGTCCCATGAAGAAAAACTATCATTGTTACTAGGTACTATTAGGTATGAAATGGATCTACTAAGTTCTACTTAAATACCCTGAATattcatcatcttcctcctcagaGTCTGAAATGTGCATCTCAAGAGTCTCAGAGTTTAGGGGCTTAAAATCAGAAAGCCATAGAGATGTAGTAGCAGATTTGAATGGGCTTTGAGGAGACAGGTCTGTTAGGTCCAGCTCATCTGTAATACAGCAGGTTTGATCAGCATCAGCTTCATGgcgttctgcagtaattcctccTAAAGTCACTGAAAACAGGTTGACATCTGTATCACTCTCTACCTCCATTGTACAGCTGTCTTCCTGCTCCACATGTGTGCGAGAAATAGACCTCCAGGAGAGGCGTTTAACATTTAACGTGACCTCTGTAGAGGCTACAGACTCAGTTTCAGGGACCCAGCTGCCCTCATGCAAACTCAAACTACAACCTTGGACATCCGTGGAGGAGATGAGGCCTGTGTGTGTATCTGAGCTTTGGTCCATTAACAAGCCACAGCTGGATGATGATGGTACAATGGAAGATGAAGATGTTTGGCATGTCAATAGTTTCTCATACATCACTCCTTCATCGGTCTCAGCTTCAATCTCTTCATGCTCCTCTTGGTTTCTCTTCATCTTCTGCAGGAAGTCTGTTTCCTCATAGAGCTTATTAATAAAATCAGCCGAAGGGATAAGGAGATGTTGCCATTTATACGGACTATGAAAGGAACTCTGGAAAAgaatgtcactgcattagataaaatatacaaatatttattttggcattttcatgtcccaggggttgttaaaactaacacattttaacattttcctTTTAGTtaaatgaaggtcacattaaactAAACTGGCAGGGGCCTGGGCagttcagtgagtattgacgctgactaccacccctggagtcacgaattcgaatccagggggtgctgagtgactccagccaggtctcatatgcatccaaattggcccagttgctagaaagggtagagtcacttggggtaacctcctcgtggtcgctatattgTGGTTCTAGCACTTGTAGGGCAGTggggagttgtgcatggatgctgcggagaatggtgtgaagcctccacacgtgctacatctccacgttaatgtgctcaacaagcaacATGATAAGATGTACGCACTGACAGTCTCatacgcggaggcaactgagatttgtccttcgCCACCTgggttgaggcgagtcaccacgccaccacgaggacttaaagcgcattgggaattgggcattccaaattggcgaGAAAATgggcgagaaaaaaaaaaaaaaaaatcgatgttGTTACTACATAAAATTAAAgcaaccagtttttttttttttctttttttatatatattatagttactGTAAGTGtgattatggttttactacaaatatcatagtTGAACagtggttactatagtaaaaccatggtacatttttgaggttattatggttttacaacAAGTGCCATAGTTCAAATCAACACCTCTCTactgtattgttttatcatttaaaacctgataaatgtcagAGCAGAGCTGAGGGCAAGAGTGGAATGGGATGTTTTATGAGCTTGTTCCGCTTACCAGAACTGTAGGTAGATCTGCTTTTAGATAAAATTGGGAAACAAGTCTTGGAATGACGGACATCAGTAACAGCAGGATTACCAGACACAAGACGAAACTGATCATTGTCTCTGAAATAAAAACAgtgtaatgaatataaacacacaacAAGAAACTTTTGTTCATGCACAGTTTTTAGGGACCAAGGGCACGACAGACAAGGTACAATGATGAATGCACTATATTTAGCCAATTCTTTGTAAAACTGTTCAAATGATTTGATACCTGAGCTGTTTGCTGTTTTAGGGGTGAAGGCACAGACTGGTGGACTGGGGGAGCTGCGGTCAATGATTTTGACTGTCATGCAGTACTGGCGACCAGGGGCCAGATTCTTAAGAGTCACATTGTGTAACCCCTCAGTATCCTCATGAAACTATAAGAACACATGACAAAAAtatgcaaacaaatacaaaaaatatgtaaatgatcattaacacacatatttaaTACAAGTATAATAAGCAAATCAAAGGACATTCAATAACTCAAATAACATTCTGGGTTGTACTTCTAGATTCATGATACAGCACTGCAGACTGAATCAGCTAAAAAGGCAACGAGATCAAAACCCATTCAGACCAAAATCAAGATTTACTGATGCATTTGTATCTACACATAAACCTAAAAGAAATACGAGATATCCTGCACTGAATTACTAGACATTTTGGTGCACTTTACGAAAGCATCCTTTGCAAACCAAATTCACTTCTACAAACAATTGGCTGCATTGtacatttattgtattgtattgtacaaATTCGCAGGGAAAATTCAGTCTTAATTCAGAATCTGTCTGAAAGCATTGCTCGATTTAACACTTGTCACTTTTCAAAAAGAAAATTTACATTATTGCCAGACCCagcaacaaagttgcaaaatcAGCATTACACTGAAGAGGAAGTTACTGACCAATGCCAGGAATTTACATTCATTATgatattgcaatttttttttaatgttttgttaactgaCACCAACACAAGTCTAAGGACTAAAATCAAAACAGTACACAGCAAACAGTATAATTTTTAATTGTCTGGATGTTTATGATTGCAATCAGGGTTGGGTCTTATCTGATGACAAATGAGTTACTGCAGTCTAATTTGTGGACTAAAAGTAGTGTAATGTATtgcaatttaaatatatattttttacatatttactaaaaaatttaaataaagacaaaaaaaataaacacaggcAGTCAGtgttaaaacatattttcaaactaTTCCATAAactaacatatacagtataatcctGTCAAGTGAAGGAACATCCTGTAAATTATCAAGTGAAGCAAGCATTGCCACCtcatatttatttgaataatttatttaaaaaataagaacaCAATAGTCTatccaataaaaaatattttgtgttcacaTTCCAGACTttggtttttaattttaaatgttactttctccatttcatataattcaaaaataatttctctcAATCTTtaagcgcttcactttttccacattttgttatgttacagccttattcaaaaattgattaaattcattattttcctcaaaattctacaaacaataccctataatgacaacatgaaagaagtttgtttgaaatctttgtaaatttattgaaaataaataaattacaaaaaaaaaaaaaaaatcacatgtacataagtgttcacagcctttgctcaatactttgttgaagcacctttggcaccgattacagcctcaagtctttttgtgtttgatgctacaagcttggcacacctatttttgggcagtttctcccattcttctttgcaggacctctcaagctccatcagtttggatgggagcatcagtgcacagccattttcagatctctccagagatgttcaatcgggttcaagtctggtctctggctggaccactcaaggacattcacagagttgtcccgtagccactcctttgttatctttgctgtgtgcttagggtcgttgtcctgttggaagatgagccttcaccccagtctgaggtccagagtgctctggagcaggttttaatcaaggatgtctctgtacattgctgcattcatctttccctcgatacggactagtctcccagttcctaccgctgaaaaacatccccacagcatgatgctgccaccaccatgctttactgtagggatggtattggtcaggtgatgagcggtgcctggtttcctccagacatgacgcttgccattcaggccaaagagttcaatgtttgtttcatcacaccagataattttgtttctcatggtctgagagtccttcaggtgccttttggcaaactccaggtgggctgtcatgtaccttttactgaggagtggcttccgtctggccactctaccatacaggcctgattggtggagtgctgcagatatggttgttcttctggaaggttctcctctctccacagagaaatgctggagctctgtcagtgtgaccatcgggtttttggtcacctccctcactaaggcccttctcccctgatcactcagtttggccaggcggacagctctaggaagagtcccggttTTTCCaagcttcttccatttatggatggaggccaatgtgctcattgggaccttcaatgctgcagaaatgtttctgtacccttccccagatctgtgactggatacaatcctgtcttggaggtctacagacaattccttggacttcatggctcggtttgtgctctgacatgcactgttaactgtgggaccttatatagacaggtgtgtgcctttccaaatcatgtccaatcaactgaatttaccacaggtggactccaatcaagttgtagaaacatctcaaggatgatcagtggaaacaagaTGCACCTGAGGTCAATTTTGAGCATC comes from Xyrauchen texanus isolate HMW12.3.18 chromosome 18, RBS_HiC_50CHRs, whole genome shotgun sequence and encodes:
- the crfb2 gene encoding cytokine receptor family member b2; translation: MYVITRILITITLLHPALCIHIPAPVNLSISSQYFVHLLSWKMGPGSPDGVHFEVRMCSIRNLSPMVVKGCEAVTSPLSCNLTDVLSDLEETYYISVSAGMGNWTSPPAQCSPFKPIQNTTLQPPLVTVSACNQSLCVSLKAPAPKLHDIYNSFEFKYRLMISSEDGPEFHEDTEGLHNVTLKNLAPGRQYCMTVKIIDRSSPSPPVCAFTPKTANSSETMISFVLCLVILLLLMSVIPRLVSQFYLKADLPTVLSSFHSPYKWQHLLIPSADFINKLYEETDFLQKMKRNQEEHEEIEAETDEGVMYEKLLTCQTSSSSIVPSSSSCGLLMDQSSDTHTGLISSTDVQGCSLSLHEGSWVPETESVASTEVTLNVKRLSWRSISRTHVEQEDSCTMEVESDTDVNLFSVTLGGITAERHEADADQTCCITDELDLTDLSPQSPFKSATTSLWLSDFKPLNSETLEMHISDSEEEDDEYSGYLSRT